The following are from one region of the Sulfurimicrobium lacus genome:
- a CDS encoding heavy metal translocating P-type ATPase, translating to MNATAKPDCVSQECFHCGQPIPQNSHYPVVIEAVSREMCCRGCQAVAEAIVDGGLEDYYRHRTAKSGTAALDAADVVPEWLRQAKLYDLPEVQKSFVRQEVGEVREASLILEGIVCAACVWLNEHHLSGLPGVLSVEINYSTHRARVRWDNSRIKLSEILHAVAAIGYTAHPFDPGRQEQLFLKERQAALRRLFIAGIGMMQVMMYAIPAYVAGGDGTMPPWIESIMRWASLTLTLPVVGYSAWPFFLGAWRDLKLRQAGMDVPVALGIGAAFMASVYATLTGGGEVYFDSITMFVFFLLSGRFLEMGARRKAADAAEKLVKMQPAMASRLPAYPNTQSDELVAVSSLSLGEYLLIRPGESVPADGVVEQGSSRVDESLLTGESRPVPRNAGGRLIAGTINVDSPLIMRIEGLGQDTVLSGIVRLLDRALAEKPALAQVADRVASWFVLALLLIAVGTGVAWYFIEPARAFWITVAVLVVSCPCALSLATPAALTAATGSLTRLGLLTTRGHALETLAKATHFVFDKTGTLTYGKMNLLETVALGAVGRERCLAMAAALERASEHAIANAIATAAAGSNDQFSVEETTNLPGSGVEGKIGGQRYRLGRPAFVAELCGTPLPDALLQVPEGATVVALGSEDAWLALFALGDTLRPDAAYLVNGLQLRGKTVVLLSGDQEEAVHRVAQQLGIATVRAAMTPQGKLDYVRGLQRDGAVVAMVGDGVNDAPVLAAAGVSVAMGGGTQVARASADMILLSEQLPHLLAGVDIAVKTSRIIRQNLTWAFVYNLIAIPLAALGYVTPWMAGIGMSASSLMVVLNALRLVEPDAVKGRK from the coding sequence ATGAATGCAACAGCCAAACCTGACTGTGTCTCGCAGGAATGTTTCCACTGCGGTCAGCCAATTCCTCAGAATTCCCACTACCCCGTGGTAATCGAAGCCGTTTCACGCGAAATGTGTTGCCGGGGCTGCCAGGCGGTAGCCGAGGCAATTGTGGATGGGGGCCTCGAGGATTACTACCGTCACCGCACGGCAAAATCAGGCACGGCTGCGCTGGATGCCGCGGATGTGGTGCCGGAGTGGTTGCGTCAGGCAAAGCTTTACGATCTTCCCGAGGTGCAGAAAAGTTTTGTGCGCCAGGAGGTCGGCGAGGTCCGCGAGGCTTCCCTGATCCTGGAAGGCATTGTCTGCGCCGCCTGCGTCTGGCTTAACGAACACCATCTTTCCGGGCTGCCAGGCGTGCTGTCGGTTGAGATCAATTATTCCACCCATCGTGCGCGGGTCCGCTGGGATAATTCGCGCATCAAGCTATCCGAAATCCTTCACGCCGTCGCGGCGATCGGTTACACGGCCCACCCTTTTGACCCGGGTCGCCAGGAACAGCTTTTCCTCAAGGAGCGCCAGGCTGCGCTGCGGCGCCTGTTCATCGCCGGCATCGGCATGATGCAGGTGATGATGTACGCGATACCGGCTTACGTCGCCGGCGGGGATGGCACCATGCCGCCCTGGATCGAAAGCATAATGCGCTGGGCCAGCCTGACCCTGACGCTGCCAGTGGTCGGCTATTCGGCCTGGCCGTTCTTCCTCGGCGCCTGGCGCGATCTGAAGCTGCGCCAGGCGGGCATGGATGTGCCGGTGGCGCTGGGCATCGGCGCCGCATTTATGGCCAGTGTCTATGCGACCTTGACGGGAGGGGGCGAAGTTTATTTTGACTCCATCACCATGTTCGTGTTTTTCCTCCTTTCCGGACGCTTCCTTGAAATGGGCGCAAGGCGGAAGGCCGCAGATGCTGCCGAGAAACTGGTCAAGATGCAACCGGCCATGGCAAGCCGCCTCCCCGCGTATCCAAACACCCAGTCCGATGAACTGGTGGCTGTGAGCAGCTTGAGTCTGGGAGAATATCTTCTGATTCGTCCGGGCGAATCGGTGCCGGCAGACGGCGTAGTGGAGCAGGGTAGCAGCCGGGTGGATGAGTCACTGCTGACCGGTGAAAGCCGCCCGGTGCCAAGAAATGCGGGAGGGCGGCTGATAGCGGGTACCATCAATGTGGATAGCCCGCTGATTATGCGGATTGAAGGTCTGGGGCAGGACACGGTGCTGTCCGGCATTGTGCGCCTGCTTGATCGCGCACTGGCTGAAAAACCGGCGTTGGCGCAGGTGGCGGACCGGGTTGCCAGCTGGTTTGTGCTGGCCCTGCTGCTGATTGCCGTCGGCACAGGCGTGGCATGGTATTTCATCGAGCCGGCTCGGGCTTTCTGGATTACCGTTGCTGTATTGGTAGTGAGTTGTCCCTGCGCCCTGTCTTTGGCGACTCCCGCTGCCCTAACTGCGGCTACGGGCAGTCTGACCCGTCTGGGGTTGCTAACCACACGAGGCCACGCACTGGAAACGTTGGCCAAGGCCACGCACTTTGTTTTCGACAAGACCGGCACCCTGACCTACGGCAAGATGAACTTGCTGGAAACGGTTGCGCTGGGCGCTGTCGGCCGCGAGCGCTGCCTGGCTATGGCAGCGGCGCTGGAACGGGCCTCTGAGCATGCTATTGCCAATGCCATTGCCACTGCTGCGGCGGGCAGCAACGATCAGTTCAGTGTCGAGGAAACCACCAATTTGCCTGGTAGTGGGGTCGAGGGAAAAATCGGTGGTCAGCGCTATCGCCTGGGGCGGCCTGCGTTTGTGGCTGAACTGTGCGGTACTCCTTTGCCGGATGCGCTGCTCCAAGTCCCGGAAGGTGCAACGGTGGTGGCTTTGGGCAGTGAAGACGCATGGCTTGCGCTATTCGCCTTGGGGGATACGCTGCGCCCTGATGCTGCGTATCTGGTTAATGGTTTGCAGCTGCGCGGGAAGACGGTGGTGCTCCTGTCGGGCGATCAGGAAGAAGCTGTGCACCGGGTTGCACAGCAGCTTGGTATCGCTACGGTGCGTGCCGCCATGACGCCGCAAGGGAAGCTGGACTATGTGCGTGGCTTGCAGCGCGACGGGGCTGTGGTGGCGATGGTCGGCGACGGGGTGAACGATGCGCCGGTGCTTGCCGCAGCCGGAGTCTCCGTCGCCATGGGCGGCGGCACTCAGGTGGCGCGTGCCAGTGCCGACATGATCCTGCTTTCGGAACAATTGCCGCACTTGCTCGCGGGCGTGGATATCGCCGTCAAAACCAGCCGCATTATCCGCCAGAATCTGACGTGGGCATTCGTCTATAATTTAATCGCTATTCCACTTGCCGCGCTAGGTTATGTTACCCCCTGGATGGCGGGGATTGGCATGTCCGCCAGTTCGCTCATGGTGGTTCTGAATGCATTGCGCCTGGTCGAGCCGGACGCTGTCAAAGGACGGAAATAA
- the ccoS gene encoding cbb3-type cytochrome oxidase assembly protein CcoS gives MEILYLIIPISVILIFFIIWIFLWAVKHGQFDDMEGPAHRILMDDDRARTEPSEHKPNEE, from the coding sequence GTGGAAATACTTTATTTAATCATCCCGATTAGCGTGATCCTGATATTTTTCATCATCTGGATTTTCCTTTGGGCGGTAAAACATGGCCAGTTCGATGATATGGAGGGTCCTGCCCACCGTATTCTTATGGACGACGACAGGGCGCGCACCGAACCTTCCGAACATAAACCGAACGAAGAGTAA
- the ccoN gene encoding cytochrome-c oxidase, cbb3-type subunit I, with the protein MEAQTTYNYKVVRQFAIMTVVWGIVGMLVGVIIASQLIWPELNFEPWLTYGRLRPLHTNAVIFAFGGSGLFATSYYIVQRTCHTRLLSDGLAAFTFWGWQLVILLAAITLPLGYTTSKEYAELEWPIDILITVVWVVYAIVFFGTVMKRKTTHIYVANWFFGAFIITIALLHLVNNAELPVSFMGMKSYSAYAGVQDAMIQWWYGHNAVGFFLTTAFLGMMYYFVPKQAGRPVYSYRLSVVHFWALVFTYMWAGPHHLHYTALPDWTQSIGMIFSLILLAPSWGGMINGIMTLSGAWHKLRTDPILKFLVTSLSFYGMSTFEGPMMSIKTVNALSHYTDWTVGHVHSGALGWVAMVTIGSLYYLIPRLFGREQMYSVKLITTHFWIATIGVVLYIAALWISGVMQGLMWRAVNADGTLTYSFAEAVKVVYPFYTIRLIGGTLFLVGMLIMAYNVFKTVAGSKAVDDAAIPAPAGAHA; encoded by the coding sequence ATGGAAGCGCAAACCACGTACAACTACAAGGTTGTGCGGCAATTCGCCATCATGACGGTGGTGTGGGGAATTGTCGGCATGCTGGTCGGGGTGATCATCGCCTCGCAGTTGATTTGGCCGGAATTAAATTTTGAGCCGTGGCTGACGTATGGCCGTCTGCGTCCACTGCATACCAATGCGGTGATTTTTGCTTTTGGTGGTTCTGGTCTATTTGCGACCTCGTACTACATCGTGCAGCGCACTTGTCATACGCGTTTGCTTTCTGATGGCTTGGCTGCATTCACCTTCTGGGGATGGCAACTGGTGATTCTTCTGGCAGCAATTACTCTGCCGCTGGGTTACACCACTTCCAAAGAGTATGCCGAGCTGGAATGGCCGATTGACATCTTGATTACCGTGGTCTGGGTGGTCTATGCAATCGTGTTCTTCGGCACCGTCATGAAGCGTAAAACCACGCATATTTATGTGGCCAACTGGTTTTTTGGCGCCTTCATTATCACCATCGCGTTGCTTCACCTCGTCAATAATGCCGAGTTGCCAGTCAGTTTCATGGGCATGAAGTCCTATTCCGCCTATGCTGGCGTGCAGGATGCAATGATTCAGTGGTGGTACGGTCACAACGCCGTGGGCTTCTTCCTGACGACCGCTTTCCTGGGCATGATGTATTACTTCGTTCCCAAGCAGGCAGGGCGCCCGGTATATTCCTACCGCCTGTCCGTGGTGCACTTCTGGGCGCTGGTCTTTACCTACATGTGGGCCGGTCCTCACCATCTGCATTACACCGCGTTGCCTGACTGGACCCAGTCCATCGGTATGATCTTCTCGCTGATTCTGCTGGCACCTTCCTGGGGCGGCATGATCAACGGCATCATGACTCTCTCGGGTGCCTGGCACAAACTGCGTACTGATCCTATCCTGAAGTTCCTGGTGACCTCGCTGTCCTTCTACGGTATGTCTACCTTCGAAGGTCCGATGATGTCCATCAAAACCGTGAACGCGCTGTCTCACTATACCGACTGGACCGTGGGTCACGTGCACTCCGGCGCCCTGGGTTGGGTGGCGATGGTGACCATCGGTTCCCTGTACTACCTGATCCCGCGCCTGTTTGGCCGCGAACAGATGTATAGCGTCAAGCTGATCACGACCCATTTCTGGATTGCCACGATCGGTGTGGTGCTGTACATCGCCGCGCTGTGGATTTCCGGTGTGATGCAGGGATTGATGTGGCGCGCGGTGAACGCCGACGGAACGCTGACCTACAGCTTCGCAGAAGCAGTCAAGGTGGTGTACCCGTTCTACACGATTCGCTTGATTGGCGGCACTTTGTTCCTGGTTGGAATGCTGATCATGGCCTACAACGTATTCAAGACTGTGGCTGGCTCCAAGGCAGTGGATGATGCGGCGATCCCCGCTCCTGCCGGCGCTCACGCTTAA
- the ccoO gene encoding cytochrome-c oxidase, cbb3-type subunit II, translating to MSANSWHESLEKNIGFMMVLILLVVSVAMMVEILPLFFQKSTTEPVAGLKPRTALQLAGRDIYQREGCYNCHSQMVRPFRAETERYGHYSVAGEFVYDHPFQWGSKRTGPDLARVGGRYSDDWHRTHLNNPRDVVPESNMPAYTLLANTAVAGDDLGAHMSTLRALGVPYTDADIAGAAQAVAGKTELDAVIAYLQSLGTVIKSTR from the coding sequence ATGAGTGCAAATTCATGGCATGAATCACTGGAAAAAAACATCGGTTTCATGATGGTGTTGATTCTACTGGTGGTGAGCGTGGCAATGATGGTGGAAATTCTGCCGCTGTTTTTCCAGAAATCCACCACGGAACCGGTGGCCGGCCTCAAGCCGCGTACTGCTCTGCAGTTGGCGGGACGGGACATTTACCAACGCGAGGGGTGCTACAACTGCCACTCGCAGATGGTGCGTCCGTTCCGTGCTGAAACTGAACGTTATGGTCACTACTCTGTTGCGGGCGAGTTCGTATACGATCACCCGTTCCAGTGGGGCTCCAAGCGTACTGGTCCTGACCTTGCCCGTGTTGGCGGTCGTTATTCCGACGACTGGCACCGTACCCACCTCAATAACCCGCGCGACGTAGTGCCGGAATCCAATATGCCGGCTTACACCTTGCTGGCGAACACCGCGGTTGCAGGCGACGATCTGGGCGCTCACATGAGCACGCTGCGTGCTCTGGGCGTTCCATATACTGACGCGGATATTGCCGGTGCTGCGCAGGCAGTTGCAGGTAAGACCGAACTGGATGCCGTGATCGCCTACTTGCAGAGTCTTGGTACAGTAATCAAGAGCACGAGGTGA
- a CDS encoding cbb3-type cytochrome oxidase subunit 3 — protein sequence MDINDLRSIVTVVSFITFLGILAWAFSGRRKAAFDEAAQSLMEDDEFSRVNVKSAPKAAGH from the coding sequence GTGGACATCAACGATCTTAGATCAATCGTGACGGTGGTGTCGTTCATAACTTTCCTCGGCATCTTGGCTTGGGCTTTCAGCGGACGCCGCAAGGCGGCGTTCGACGAGGCAGCCCAATCGCTGATGGAAGATGACGAATTCAGCCGGGTGAACGTGAAATCCGCTCCCAAGGCGGCGGGACACTAA
- the ccoP gene encoding cytochrome-c oxidase, cbb3-type subunit III yields the protein MSDFVSDFWSLWVAGITLASVLGCGLFLWAVSIKRTNAKVETTGHKWDETLEEWNNPMPAWWSWLFYITVVFGLVYLSLFPGLGTFQGMLGWSSHGQYDDEMKVAKETYDPIFNKYLKQDLKTVAADPEARAMGQRLFLTYCSQCHGSDAGGARGFPNLADKDWLYGGAPETIEASITGGRAGVMPPWAPVLGDQGVKEVANYVLSLSGHKHDANLAAAGKPKFEQNCVACHMPTATGNPALGAPNLTDNVWLYGGTEAKVIETISKGRNGVMPSWKDFLGEAKIHLLAAYVYSLSEGK from the coding sequence ATGAGTGATTTTGTAAGCGACTTTTGGAGTCTGTGGGTCGCCGGGATTACCCTGGCCAGCGTACTCGGCTGCGGGTTGTTTCTGTGGGCTGTGAGTATCAAGCGTACCAATGCCAAGGTGGAAACCACCGGACATAAGTGGGATGAAACGCTGGAGGAATGGAATAACCCGATGCCAGCATGGTGGAGTTGGTTGTTCTACATCACGGTTGTATTCGGACTGGTGTATCTGTCGCTCTTCCCCGGCTTGGGAACTTTCCAGGGGATGCTTGGCTGGAGTTCGCATGGCCAGTATGACGACGAGATGAAGGTTGCAAAGGAAACGTACGATCCGATCTTCAACAAGTATCTGAAGCAGGATTTGAAGACCGTGGCTGCCGATCCGGAAGCCAGAGCAATGGGTCAAAGGCTGTTTCTGACCTACTGTTCACAGTGCCATGGTTCAGACGCAGGTGGCGCACGTGGCTTCCCCAACCTGGCCGATAAAGACTGGCTGTATGGCGGTGCTCCTGAAACCATCGAGGCCAGCATTACCGGTGGCCGTGCTGGTGTTATGCCTCCTTGGGCGCCGGTACTAGGCGATCAGGGCGTAAAGGAAGTTGCCAACTACGTACTCTCCTTGTCCGGCCACAAGCATGATGCCAATCTGGCAGCTGCTGGTAAGCCCAAGTTCGAGCAGAACTGCGTTGCATGCCATATGCCGACCGCTACTGGCAACCCGGCCCTTGGCGCGCCCAACCTGACTGATAATGTCTGGTTGTACGGCGGCACCGAAGCGAAGGTGATCGAAACCATCAGCAAGGGTCGCAACGGCGTAATGCCTTCGTGGAAGGATTTCCTTGGCGAGGCCAAAATCCATCTGCTGGCAGCTTACGTATATAGCCTGTCCGAAGGGAAATAA